A genomic window from Brassica oleracea var. oleracea cultivar TO1000 chromosome C8, BOL, whole genome shotgun sequence includes:
- the LOC106308317 gene encoding probable fructokinase-4 yields MATSNGEKSLIVSFGEMLIDFVPTVSGVSLAEAPGFIKAPGGAPANVAIAVSRLGGRAAFVGKLGDDEFGHMLAGILKQNGVSAEGINFDTGARTALAFVTLRSDGEREFMFYRNPSADMLLRPDELNLDLIKSAKVFHYGSISLIVEPCRSAHLKAMEVAKEAGALLSYDPNLRLPLWPSKEEAKKQILSIWDKAEVIKVSDEELMFLTGSDNVDDETALSLWHSNLKLLLVTLGEKGCNYYTKSFRGSVDPFHVNAVDTTGAGDSYVGALLCNIVDDRSVLEDEARLREVLRFANACGAITTTKKGAIPALPTESEVQSLLNGN; encoded by the exons ATGGCTACTTCCAACGGCGAGAAAAGCTTGATCGTTTCCTTCGGCGAGATGCTCATCGACTTCGTCCCCACCGTCTCCGGCGTATCCCTCGCCGAGGCTCCTGGCTTCATTAAGGCCCCCGGTGGCGCACCTGCCAACGTCGCCATCGCCGTTTCCCGTCTCGGCGGTCGCGCTGCTTTTGTCGGAAAGCTAGGTGACGACGAGTTTGGTCACATGCTCGCCGGAATCTTGAAACAAAACGGCGTCTCTGCCGAAGGTATCAACTTCGATACTGGAGCTAGGACGGCACTCGCGTTCGTGACGTTAAGATCCGATGGTGAACGTGAGTTCATGTTTTACCGGAACCCTAGCGCCGACATGCTACTCCGTCCTGATGAACTCAATCTCGATCTCATCAAATCT GCTAAGGTGTTCCACTATGGATCAATAAGCCTCATAGTTGAGCCATGTAGATCTGCACACCTGAAAGCCATGGAGGTGGCTAAAGAAGCTGGTGCGTTGCTCTCGTACGACCCAAACCTGAGGCTGCCATTGTGGCCCTCGAAGGAGGAGGCTAAGAAGCAGATTCTTAGCATTTGGGACAAAGCTGAAGTGATCAAAGTCAGCGACGAAGAGCTTATGTTCTTGACTGGGTCTGATAATGTTGATGATGAGACTGCTTTGTCTCTGTGGCATTCTAACTTGAAGCTTCTCTTGGTCACTTTGGGTGAAAAGGGTTGTAACTATTACACCAAG AGCTTCCGTGGATCTGTTGATCCTTTCCATGTGAACGCGGTGGATACAACCGGTGCTGGTGATTCATACGTTGGTGCCTTGCTTTGCAACATTGTTGACGACCGCTCTGTTCTCGAG GACGAAGCTCGTCTTAGAGAAGTGCTTAGGTTTGCGAACGCATGTGGAGCCATTACGACTACAAAGAAAGGAGCTATTCCAGCTCTTCCTACAGAATCCGAGGTTCAGAGTCTCCTGAATGGAAACTAA